A stretch of the Conger conger chromosome 3, fConCon1.1, whole genome shotgun sequence genome encodes the following:
- the LOC133123494 gene encoding lactase/phlorizin hydrolase produces the protein MDFMLLAGPLTAPLHNFNVQHGDTQPWSLRGPGADAFSCKGPLPEQFRDYFRYLRTWGVTHFKVPLSWSHLLPTGDSDQPDQQIVDCYQTQLKQLKQEGLEPLVVLHRSAIPESLRARHSGWEDQATVDLFESYAEFVFSVFGDLADFWVTFSHISELVGEKLNDAASSSQTGASVMNALLAHEKAHLAYHRRFPGTGGQVSLGVDGKDVSILSQNEATSRVPIDFLSVELQYSCNQEASLENELRNIQGASRGLPILIYQLGIKGCAPERDSYQPLASILQVLRNPDLNILGCDIADLFDKLSVNHTAKRSSSAYKQVWDKFSVQTPAERDLFLAESFPDGFAWGASSESFKVEGGWAEHGKGETIWDRFAHEGLILGNQTADLACDSYNKGDYDVYLLRGLLSKTYQFSISWARIFPSGHRESQSEKGTQYYDKLINALVESNIQPVVTLHHWDLPQALQDYGGWTNDSIIVAFREFADFCFYRFGDRVKIWNTFSSPWVVSHAGYGTGEHPPSIKDPVIASYKVTHTILKSHAEAWHVYNDRYRGVQGGKVGIALNSDWAEPTASSISPQDVEAAERYLQFMLGWFAHPIFVDGDYPPLLKSQIAAKRQECPGAEPADLPVFTDAERKRIQGTADLFGLNHYTSQLVNQSMGGCTTGPAGVGDFMSYADPSWPATASSWIHSVPWGIRRILSFITAEYTSVTKVPIYVTGNGMATGGEVLNDTERVLYLRSYINEALKAIRLDGVDLQGFTVQSLMDGFEGPQGYSERFGLHYVDFASMDRPRTPKASAYSYSQIIKRNGFSTLRDRRILPNGSTNQFQTTSPSSLPPSEVPSKAKVVWEKFSRQSKFERKLYHYGTFPKGFYWGVSSSAYQVEGGWNADGKGMSVWDEFTHKPGNIPDNDNGDVACDSYHRTEEDLYMLRALGVTSYRFSLSWSRIFPNGQRASLNQKGVDYYNKLIDDLLAYNIAPMVTLYHWDLPQALLSSNGWDNVSTIALFNEFSDFCFATFGDRVKFWVTFNEPYTIAWSGYGLGAIPPNVKSPADAPYRVAHNLLKAHATVYHTYDKKYRSAQGGVVSISLNADWMEPEDLDVPREVVAADRAMQFQLGWFAHPIFKNGDYPDAMKWMVGNKSELQGLPESRLPVFTEQEKAYIQGTADVFCINAYTTKIVRHITPRLNPPSYDYDRDIGEEEESDSPATDIDGQRAVAWGLRRLLNWIKEEYNDPEIYITENGVATNIKTTVDDTERMFFYKTYIDEALKAHDLDRVRLRGYVASSLMDSFEWLHGYTVGFGLHHVDFQHPMRPRTPKRSAHYYHRVVRDNGFPQTEDERVLYGQFRKDFFWSAATAAYQVEGGWRADGKGLSIWDKFAHTPLKVGNDDNGDIACDSYNKVEEDVAMLQKLRVTHYRFSISWPRVLPDGTPKVINEAGLRYYHRLVDAMLAANIQPQVTLYHWDLPQALQDHGGWENDTIVRRFKDYADVIFNRLGDKVKFWITINEPYNVANVGHGYGAAAPGISFRPGTLPYIVGHNLLKAHAEAWHLYNEKYRAKQGGIISITINSDWSEPRNPYKQEDIDAARRVVEFYIGWFAHPVYNGDYSDVMKNIIRERSLAAGLPKSRLPEFTPDEVKRIKGTYDYFGFNHYTTVLAFSVDYKNLQHYDADRSAGTIADRSWLDSGSSWLKVTPPGFRKILNFIKDEYGNPPIYITENGMSERGLIDLNDSHRSHYYENYINQALKAYLLDGVDIRGYTAWSLMDNLEWATGFSERFGLFYVNHSDPALPRVAKQSTARYATIITCNGFPDPALGPHECLIPEPEGTSSPPVKVQGVRFLGLEVSPADAEVALYILFSFTIAGTIATILIAYKCKKAVQKSKHIENINLEKRF, from the exons ATGGACTTCATGCTACTGGCTGGACCTCTGACTGCACCCCTGCACAACTTTAATGTGCAGCATGGAGACACCCAGCCTTGGTCTTTGAGAGGTCCGGGAGCAGATGCCTTCAGCTGCAAGGGACCACTACCTGAGCAATTCAGAGACTATTTCCGATATCTCCGCACCTGGGGGGTGACACATTTCAAAGTTCCCTTGTCCTGGTCGCACCTCTTGCCTACAGGGGACTCGGACCAGCCTGACCAGCAGATAGTGGACTGCTACCAGACCCAGCTGAAGCAGCTCAAGCAGGAGGGACTGGAGCCACTGGTGGTCCTGCATCGCTCGGCTATCCCAGAGTCCTTGAGGGCCAGACACAGCGGCTGGGAGGACCAGGCCACAGTCGACTTGTTTGAAAGTTATGCTGAATTTGTCTTCTCTGTGTTTGGGGACCTGGCAGACTTTTGGGTCACATTCAGCCATATCAGTGAGCTGGTGGGGGAAAAGCTGAATGATGCAGCCTCTTCCTCCCAAACGGGGGCATCAGTGATGAATGCTCTGCTGGCTCATGAGAAGGCCCACCTCGCATACCATCGCCGGTTTCCAGGTACAG GGGGACAGGTTTCACTTGGGGTGGATGGCAAGGATGTCTCCATCTTGTCCCAAAATGAGGCCACCAGTAGG gtaCCAATTGATTTCTTGTCTGTGGAACTCCAGTATAGCTGCAACCAGGAAGCAAGTCTGGAGAATGAGCTGAGAAATATACAG GGAGCCAGTAGGGGCTTGCCCATTTTAATCTATCAGCTAGGTATCAAAGGCTGTGCCCCAGAACGTGACAGCTACCAGCCCCTCGCCAGCATCCTGCAAG TCTTGAGGAATCCAGACTTGAACATCCTGGGCTGTGACATCGCTGACCTATTTGACAAGCTGAGTGTGAACCACACCGCTAAAAGGT CCTCATCCGCATACAAACAGGTGTGGGACAAGTTCAGCGTGCAAACCCCAGCAGAACGGGACCTCTTCCTGGCTGAGTCATTCCCTGATGGGTTTGCGTGGGGAGCCTCCAGTGAGTCCTTCAAGGTGGAGGGTGGATGGGCGGAGCATGGAAAAGGGGAGACCATCTGGGATCGCTTCGCCCATGAGGGCCTCATCCTTGGGAACCAAACTGCTGACTTAGCCTGCGACAGCTACAATAAAGGAGACTACGACGTCTATCTCCTGAGAGGCCTCCTCTCCAAGACCTACCAATTTTCAATTTCTTGGGCCCGAATTTTCCCCTCTGGCCACAGGGAGAGCCAGAGTGAGAAGGGCACCCAATATTATGACAAGCTCATCAATGCTCTTGTTGAGTCCAACATCCAACCCGTGGTGACACTGCACCACTGGGACCTCCCACAGGCCTTGCAGGACTATGGCGGGTGGACCAATGACTCCATCATAGTGGCCTTCCGAGAATTTGCAGACTTCTGTTTCTACAGGTTTGGAGATCGTGTAAAGATCTGGAACACCTTCAGCAGTCCCTGGGTTGTGAGCCATGCAGGCTATGGCACAGGAGAGCACCCTCCTAGTATCAAAGACCCGGTGATTGCCTCATATAAG GTGACCCACACAATCCTGAAGTCCCACGCAGAAGCCTGGCATGTTTACAACGATAGATAccggggggtacaggggggcaAAGTTGGTATCGCCCTGAATTCAGACTGGGCGGAGCCCACAGCCTCATCTATCTCTCCCCAGGATGTGGAGGCAGCAGAACGGTACCTGCAGTTCATGCTGGGCTGGTTTGCCCACCCTATATTCGTAGATGGAGACTACCCACCCCTCTTGAAGAGCCAAATTGCAGCGAAGCGGCAAGAGTGTCCTGGAGCAGAGCCCGCCGACCTGCCTGTCTTCACTGATGCTGAGAGGAAGCGTATCCAGGGGACAGCAGATTTATTTGGGCTAAATCACTATACATCCCAGCTGGTCAACCAGAGCATGGGGGGTTGTACCACTGGGCCGGCTGGGGTGGGGGATTTCATGTCCTACGCAGACCCATCCTGGCCCGCTACTGCTTCCAGCTGGATCCATTCGGTCCCGTGGGGAATCCGCCGGATCCTCAGCTTCATCACGGCTGAGTACACGTCTGTCACCAAGGTGCCCATCTATGTCACAGGGAATGGCATGGCCACAGGGGGAGAGGTGCTCAATGACACGGAGAGAGTGCTCTATCTCAGGAGTTATATCAACGAGGCCCTGAAAG CTATTCGTTTAGACGGAGTGGACCTGCAGGGTTTCACTGTCCAGTCTTTGATGGATGGGTTTGAGGGCCCGCAAGGTTATAGTGAACGTTTCGGTTTGCATTACGTCGACTTCGCGTCCATGGATAGGCCAAGGACTCCAAAGGCTTCTGCCTATTCCTACTCCCAAATCATAAAGAGGAATGGCTTCTCTACCCTGAGAGATAGGAGGATCCTTCCAAATGGCTCTACCAATCAATTCCAGACAACTTCACCATCTAGCCTACCGCCATCTGAGGTCCCATCAAAGGCCAAAGTGGTCTGGGAGAAGTTCTCCCGCCAGTCAAAATTTGAGAGGAAGCTCTACCACTATGGGACTTTTCCTAAAGGATTTTACTGGGGGGTCTCATCATCAGCATATCAGGTAGAAGGCGGCTGGAACGCAGATGGGAAAGGCATGAGTGTGTGGGATGAGTTCACCCATAAGCCCGGCAACATTCCCGACAATGACAATGGAGATGTGGCATGTGACAGCTACCACCGGACAGAAGAGGACCTCTACATGCTGAGAGCCCTGGGCGTGACATCGTATAGATTCTCTCTGTCCTGGTCAAGAATCTTCCCTAATGGCCAGAGGGCATCCCTCAACCAGAAGGGTGTAGATTATTACAATAAGCTCATTGATGATCTCCTAGCCTACAATATCGCCCCCATGGTGACACTGTACCATTGGGACCTCCCCCAGGCCTTATTGAGCAGCAATGGCTGGGATAATGTCTCCACTATTGCTTTGTTCAATGAGTTCAGTGACTTCTGCTTTGCCACCTTTGGGGACAGAGTGAAGTTCTGGGTGACTTTCAATGAGCCCTACACCATAGCATGGTCAGGGTATGGACTGGGGGCTATTCCCCCCAATGTCAAGAGTCCTGCTGATGCCCCCTACAGGGTGGCCCACAATCTGCTGAAAGCTCACGCTACGGTATACCACACGTATGACAAGAAGTACCGTAGCGCTCAGGGCGGTGTGGTCTCCATCAGCCTCAATGCTGACTGGATGGAGCCTGAGGACCTAGATGTCCCAAGGGAGGTGGTGGCTGCTGACCGTGCCATGCAGTTCCAGCTGGGCTGGTTTGCTCACCCCATCTTCAAGAACGGTGATTACCCCGATGCCATGAAGTGGATGGTGGGAAACAAGAGCGAGTTACAGGGCCTGCCAGAGTCCAGGCTCCCTGtgttcacagagcaggagaaagCCTACATCCAGGGCACGGCTGACGTCTTCTGCATCAATGCCTACACCACAAAAATAGTGCGTCACATCACCCCCAGGCTCAACCCTCCATCCTACGATTATGACCGAGACattggagaggaggaggagagcgacTCTCCTGCGACTGACATTGATGGCCAGAGAGCTGTGGCCTGGGGCCTGAGGAGGCTTCTGAACTGGATCAAGGAAGAATATAACGACCCAGAAATCTACATCACAGAAAATGGGGTGGCCACCAACATTAAGACCACTGTGGATGACACGGAAAGGATGTTCTTCTATAAAACCTATATCGATGAAGCACTGAAAG ctcATGATCTGGATAGAGTAAGACTGAGGGGATATGTGGCCAGTTCTCTTATGGACTCGTTCGAATGGCTTCACGGCTACACTGTGGGCTTTGGGCTTCACCATGTTGACTTCCAGCACCCAATGCGCCCCCGAACCCCCAAACGCTCTGCCCACTATTACCATCGCGTTGTGAGAGACAATGGATTCCCTCAGACAGAGGATGAGCGGGTACTATATGGACAATTCCGCAAAGACTTCTTCTGGAGCGCAGCGACTGCTGCCTATCAG GTGGAGGGAGGCTGGAGGGCTGATGGGAAGGGACTGAGCATCTGGGACAAGTTTGCGCACACCCCGCTGAAGGTTGGCAACGACGACAATGGTGATATCGCCTGTGACAGCTACAATAAGGTAGAGGAGGATGTGGCCATGCTTCAGAAGCTGAGGGTCACCCACTACCGCTTTTCCATCTCCTGGCCGAGGGTCCTGCCTGacgggacacccaaggtcatCAATGAGGCCGGGCTTCGGTACTACCACAGGCTGGTGGATGCGATGTTAGCAGCAAACATACAACCGCAG GTGACTCTGTACCACTGGGACCTACCCCAGGCCCTGCAGGACCACGGGGGCTGGGAGAATGACACCATTGTCCGGAGGTTCAAGGACTACGCTGATGTCATCTTCAATAGGCTGGGAGACAAAGTCAAGTTTTGGATCACCATCAACGAGCCTTACAATGTGGCCAATGTTGGCCATGGATATGGCGCTGCTGCACCAG GTATTAGCTTCAGGCCTGGCACACTGCCCTACATTGTGGGCCATAACCTGCTGAAGGCACACGCGGAGGCCTGGCACCTGTACAATGAGAAGTACCGAGCCAAACAAGGAGGCATCATCTCCATCACCATCAATTCTGACTGGTCAGAGCCTCGCAACCCCTACAAGCAGGAGGACATTGACGCCGCTCGGCGGGTTGTAGAG TTCTACATTGGCTGGTTTGCACATCCTGTCTATAATGGAGATTACAGCGATGTCATGAAGAACATTATTAGAGAGAGAAGCTTGGCTGCTGGCCTTCCTAAGTCAAG ACTGCCAGAATTCACCCCAGATGAGGTTAAAAGAATCAAAGGTACCTACGACTACTTTGGATtcaaccactacaccacagttCTGGCTTTCAGCGTGGACTACAAAAACCTCCAGCACTATGATGCAGACAG GTCGGCGGGGACCATTGCAGACCGCAGCTGGCTGGATTCGGGATCATCCTGGTTGAAAGTCACACCTCCAGGGTTCAGAAAAATCCTGAATTTCATCAAGGATGAGTATGGGAACCCCCCCATCTATATCACAGAGAATGGCATGTCAGAACGGGGCCTTATTGACCTGAACGACAGCCACAGGAGCCATTACTATGAAAACTACATTAACCAGGCCCTTAAAG CGTATCTGCTGGATGGTGTGGACATTCGGGGCTACACGGCTTGGTCTCTCATGGACAATCTGGAGTGGGCCACTGGCTTTTCTGAGAGGTTTGGCCTCTTCTACGTTAATCACTCGGACCCAGCCCTGCCGCGCGTGGCTAAACAGTCTACTGCTCGATATGCCACCATTATTACCTGCAATGGCTTCCCTGACCCTGCTCTCGGCCCCCATGAGTGTCTAATCCCAGAACCTGAAG GAACTAGCTCTCCTCCAGTGAAAGTCCAAGGAGTCAGGTTTTTAGGCTTGGAGGTGTCCCCCGCTGATGCAGAAGTGGCTTTGTACATACTTTTCTCCTTCACAATTGCCGGCACCATTGCCACCATCTTAATAGCTTACAAATGCAAGAAGGCAGTCCAGAAGTCCAAGCACATAGAGAACATCAACCTTGAGAAAAGATTCTAA
- the LOC133123493 gene encoding keratin, type II cytoskeletal 8-like → MASTTPRKGIKTNPSLLQNSSNNDVDPRDHRNKSQEKDQIVGLNNKFVNFIEKVRRLEQENKILETRLKILLEQESYKGNIKEVVDELSSNLQRQIDGLSLDRQKLLSELDRTQNDMDHHKMRYQEEMQAKTEAENDFVITKKEVDDTYLQKVSQELELEDLMSELDFLKRGYDEEIKELQSQVQNDTVILEVDNARALDMKEIVDEVKAQYDTMAARGREEAELWHKKRINDISQEAGKHEQDLRDVRKEIAELQRQIQRLNSEIEALKKQKVNLEKAINDAEQQGDQAREEALNHIHLLEQALRKAKHDMARQVREYQDLMNLKLALDIEIATYKKLLEGEEMR, encoded by the exons ATGGCGAGTACTACTCCTCGTAAAGGGATAAAGACTAACCCTTCCCTTCTGCAGAATTCCTCCAACAATGATGTTGACCCACGCGACCATCGGAACAAGTCTCAAGAGAAAGACCAGATTGTTGGGCTGAACAACAAATTCGTTAATTTCATCGAGAAG GTCCGTCGTCTGGAGCAGGAGAACAAAATTCTGGAGACCCGTCTCAAGATTCTTCTGGAGCAGGAGTCCTATAAGGGCAACATCAAAGAGGTTGTGGATGAACTGAGCAGCAACTTGCAGCGGCAGATCGATGGACTGTCCCTGGACCGGCAGAAGTTGCTGTCGGAACTGGACAGGACTCAGAATGATATGGACCACCACAAGATGAG ATATCAAGAAGAAATGCAAGCAAAGACTGAGGCAGAAAATGATTTTGTGATCACCAAGAAG GAAGTGGACGACACATATCTGCAAAAGGTGAGCCAGGAGTTGGAGCTGGAGGATCTGATGAGTGAACTGGACTTCCTGAAGCGTGGCTATGACGAG gaaatcAAGGAGTTGCAGTCCCAGGTGCAGAACGACACAGTGATCCTGGAGGTGGACAACGCGCGGGCCCTGGATATGAAAGAGATCGTGGACGAGGTCAAGGCCCAGTATGACACGATGGCAGCCCGTGGTCGAGAGGAGGCTGAACTGTGGCACAAAAAGAGG ATTAATGACATCTCCCAGGAAGCGGGGAAACATGAGCAGGATCTGCGAGATGTGAGGAAGGAGATCGCTGAGTTACAGCGCCAGATCCAGAGACTCAATTCTGAGATCGAAGCCCTGAAGAAACAG AAAGTGAACCTGGAGAAAGCGATAAACGATGCGGAGCAGCAGGGAGACCAAGCGCGGGAGGAGGCCTTAAACCACATCCACCTGCTGGAGCAGGCGCTGAGGAAGGCCAAGCACGACATGGCGCGCCAGGTGCGCGAGTACCAGGACCTCATGAACCTCAAGCTGGCCTTGGACATTGAGATCGCCACCTACAAGAAGCTTCTGGAAGGGGAGGAGATGAGGTAA
- the LOC133123492 gene encoding keratin, type I cytoskeletal 18-like, with protein sequence MSKTAPRNFSSASASGPNSKKGPRSSAGSMFGGAGGTGSRASVSTLRGLENALRPNNQPSNTASTPGPGAKESMKGLNERLDKYLSRVRMLENSNKDLEDQIKEILLKRGITNERDWDALEKPLADLRKQVRDMTMENARLLLRVDNARLASDDFKVKADAEEAMRQGVERDVSGLRKIIDDATISRLQVDSQIESMREEIAYLKKIHEEEVTELRELIRESKVTVEMDSPKGNDLSDTIAKIRQQYEKVAEKNREETEAWYQGKFDNVKAGVIENTEALQKEKSLLNELRRQRQALEIDLQAIYAMINSLERTLAEVKNRNGLLMSQLNERLLRLEGELGQVRAQIERQTADYQALLNMKMKLEAEIAKYRHLLEGLPNVDDRPSPETVNGK encoded by the exons ATGTCCAAAACAGCACCCCGCAACTTCTCCAGCGCAAGTGCCTCGGGCCCCAACTCTAAGAAGGGGCCACGCTCCAGCGCTGGGAGCATGTTTGGGGGAGCTGGAGGAACAGGCTCCCGTGCCTCTGTGTCCACTCTTCGAGGTCTTGAGAACGCGCTACGCCCGAATAATCAGCCGAGCAACACTGCTTCTACCCCCGGGCCAGGGGCCAAAGAAAGCATGAAGGGGCTGAACGAGCGTCTGGACAAGTATCTGTCCAGAGTGAGAATGCTGGAGAATTCCAACAaagatctggaagaccaaattAAAGAGATCTTGTTGAAGAGAGGAATCACAAATGAACGAGACTGGGACGCCCTGGAGAAGCCGCTGGCAGACCTCAGGAAACAG GTGCGAGATATGACTATGGAAAATGCCCGTCTCCTGTTGCGGGTTGACAACGCCAGGCTGGCCTCTGACGACTTCAAAGTCAA GGCTGATGCTGAAGAGGCCATGCGGCAGGGTGTAGAGAGAGACGTTTCTGGCTTGCGCAAAATCATCGACGACGCGACCATTAGCCGCCTGCAGGTGGACAGCCAGATCGAGTCTATGAGAGAGGAGATTGCATATCTGAAAAAGATCCATGAGGAG GAAGTTACTGAGCTTCGCGAATTGATCAGGGAATCCAAAGTCACGGTGGAAATGGATTCGCCCAAGGGGAATGATCTGAGCGACACCATCGCCAAGATCCGTCAGCAGTATGAAAAAGTGGCGGAGAAGAATCGCGAGGAGACCGAAGCCTGGTATCAGGGCAAG TTTGACAACGTGAAGGCTGGCGTTATTGAGAACACAGAGGCCCTGCAGAAGGAGAAGTCTCTGCTAAACGAACTGCGGAGGCAGAGACAGGCTCTGGAGATCGACCTGCAGGCCATCTACGCCATG ATTAATTCCCTGGAGAGGACGTTGGCCGAGGTGAAGAACCGCAACGGGCTGCTGATGAGCCAGCTGAACGAGAGGCTTCTGAGACTGGAGGGGGAGCTGGGCCAAGTGCGAGCGCAGATCGAGCGGCAGACAGCGGACTACCAGGCCCTGCTGAACATGAAGATGAAGCTGGAGGCTGAGATTGCCAAGTACAGGCATCTTCTGGAGGGCCTCCCCAATGTCGACGACAG aCCCAGTCCTGAGACGGTGAATGGAAAATGA